From Pigmentibacter ruber, a single genomic window includes:
- a CDS encoding RCC1 domain-containing protein produces MNKFKVLFQIIIAFFFLSPVMAYDFKNVIQISSGKRHTCALQNNGEVYCWGDNLNYQLGSLGNDSGIPKLVPNLNNVISISAGGQHTCALKKNGSVQCWGLNTFGQLGIPIQVNQPRIASLKEIKELKNIKSISLGENHSCALDNLGDIYCWGDNSEGQLLTNQISESALPIKNNYISKISMISSGNQHICALHLKGEVFCWGDNRSGQIGNRKIQNKTIVNLVQNLKNIKSIYAGGSSTCALSNSNSIYCWGDNTFSQLGVENTIENKNAKLPVPFKVDHLLEIKELSIGDNHVCGLTKNSTVICWGSNSKNNFQLGTVTKNSIHYLPLEVPNLLDINSISAGGLHTCALKNNGTVYCWGNNFQGQLGNGEFSASYGRPYKVSILNYHEKKQNQYSLACYYYEINNSQSDSGVNQTIYNNSNISYYWGVESKTDETNYASLNGHIEDGFFIETKLTYQNALEYCNNIIYLKNKSAKNLNVLKLYDIKAILQAEIQDFVYPIYFINPLRNEQIKRIVVFGDSLSDNGNLKEFTHYLPSDPYFKGRFSNGLVWGDYYSIINQIPILNFAYGGAKTKSEINKPMYKIVSFLKSGVRNLITGGMTDYINKYLKNYLNGNSFKGNLTIQSPDETLYVIWIGGNDYLEIMNSKTDYTRMIDNDSYKTSEGIVNNIMNSIYQLQYAGARHILLLSLPNIRMTPEAILNDNYNFSSGKFKNKEQVYYRLSEIVQIHNSILKQKVEERNSKPLNSLIYYIDINPYLSKFINNENFLDGSKFSYDLMYLNSTYPFKDFETNTIQLPCYKGEFKRNPVAMPFQAQKNLFCTDKKEIANVRTLFWDSVHPTSYTHCLIAYVIQHNLGKQQLVNIPNNSIFEYKNYCLANFYERKIYD; encoded by the coding sequence ATGAATAAATTTAAGGTTTTATTCCAAATAATAATAGCATTTTTTTTTCTTAGTCCGGTTATGGCATATGATTTTAAAAATGTGATTCAAATTTCATCTGGAAAAAGACATACATGTGCTTTACAAAATAATGGCGAAGTATATTGTTGGGGAGATAACTTAAATTACCAGTTAGGAAGCTTAGGGAATGATAGTGGAATTCCTAAACTTGTCCCAAATTTAAATAATGTAATATCTATTTCGGCAGGTGGACAGCATACATGTGCCTTAAAAAAAAATGGCAGCGTTCAATGTTGGGGTCTTAATACCTTTGGGCAATTAGGAATTCCTATACAAGTAAATCAACCAAGAATTGCATCATTAAAAGAAATAAAAGAACTAAAAAACATAAAAAGCATTTCTTTAGGTGAAAATCACTCTTGTGCTTTAGATAACTTAGGAGATATTTACTGTTGGGGAGATAATAGTGAAGGTCAGTTATTGACAAATCAAATATCGGAATCAGCATTACCTATAAAAAATAATTACATTTCAAAAATATCTATGATTAGCTCAGGTAATCAACATATATGTGCTTTACACTTAAAAGGAGAAGTTTTTTGCTGGGGAGATAATAGAAGTGGGCAAATTGGAAATAGAAAAATTCAAAATAAAACAATCGTTAATTTAGTTCAGAATTTAAAAAATATTAAAAGTATTTATGCAGGTGGATCTTCAACATGTGCTTTGAGTAATTCAAATAGTATATACTGCTGGGGTGATAATACATTTTCTCAACTTGGAGTGGAGAATACGATAGAAAATAAAAATGCTAAACTACCTGTTCCATTTAAGGTTGACCATTTACTAGAAATTAAAGAATTAAGTATTGGTGATAATCATGTATGTGGATTAACTAAGAATAGCACTGTTATTTGTTGGGGGAGTAATTCCAAAAATAATTTTCAGTTAGGAACTGTAACAAAAAATTCAATTCATTATTTGCCTTTAGAAGTTCCAAATTTATTGGATATCAATTCAATATCAGCAGGAGGGTTACACACATGCGCATTAAAAAATAATGGAACGGTATATTGTTGGGGAAATAATTTTCAAGGTCAATTGGGAAATGGAGAATTTTCTGCTTCTTATGGTAGACCTTACAAAGTTTCAATCCTAAATTATCATGAAAAAAAACAAAATCAATATTCACTTGCTTGTTACTACTATGAAATAAATAATTCGCAATCTGATAGTGGAGTAAATCAAACAATTTATAATAATTCAAACATTTCCTATTATTGGGGAGTAGAATCCAAAACAGATGAAACTAATTATGCTTCATTAAATGGGCATATTGAAGATGGATTTTTTATAGAAACAAAGTTAACTTATCAGAATGCTTTAGAATATTGTAATAATATAATTTATCTTAAGAATAAATCAGCAAAAAATTTAAATGTTTTAAAATTATATGATATTAAAGCAATTTTACAAGCTGAAATACAAGATTTTGTATATCCAATTTATTTCATAAATCCATTACGAAATGAACAAATTAAAAGAATTGTCGTATTTGGTGATAGTTTGTCTGATAATGGAAACTTAAAAGAATTTACTCACTACCTCCCAAGTGATCCTTATTTTAAAGGGAGATTTAGTAATGGTTTAGTTTGGGGTGATTATTATAGCATTATTAATCAAATCCCAATTTTGAATTTTGCATATGGTGGTGCTAAAACTAAATCAGAAATTAATAAACCAATGTATAAAATAGTTTCTTTTTTAAAGTCTGGCGTTAGAAATTTAATAACTGGTGGGATGACTGATTACATTAATAAATATTTAAAAAACTATTTAAATGGAAATTCTTTTAAAGGAAATTTAACAATTCAATCTCCAGATGAAACACTTTATGTGATTTGGATTGGAGGCAATGATTATTTAGAAATAATGAATAGTAAAACTGATTATACTAGAATGATTGATAATGATAGTTATAAAACAAGTGAAGGAATTGTTAATAATATAATGAATAGTATTTATCAGCTGCAATATGCTGGAGCTAGACATATTTTATTATTGAGTTTACCAAATATAAGAATGACTCCTGAGGCTATTTTGAATGATAATTATAATTTCTCTTCAGGAAAATTTAAAAATAAAGAGCAGGTTTATTACCGTTTATCTGAAATAGTCCAAATACATAATTCAATTTTGAAGCAAAAAGTTGAGGAAAGAAATTCAAAACCGTTAAATTCTCTTATCTATTATATTGATATAAACCCTTATTTATCTAAATTTATAAACAATGAAAATTTTCTTGATGGAAGTAAATTTTCTTATGACTTAATGTATTTAAATAGCACTTATCCATTTAAAGATTTTGAAACTAATACTATTCAGCTTCCATGTTACAAAGGAGAATTTAAACGAAATCCTGTTGCAATGCCGTTTCAGGCACAGAAAAATTTGTTCTGCACAGATAAAAAAGAGATTGCCAATGTTCGGACTCTGTTTTGGGATTCTGTACATCCAACGAGTTATACTCACTGTCTTATAGCATATGTAATTCAACATAATTTAGGGAAACAGCAACTGGTTAATATTCCAAATAATTCAATATTCGAATATAAAAATTATTGTTTAGCAAATTTTTATGAAAGAAAAATATACGACTAG
- a CDS encoding GAF domain-containing sensor histidine kinase yields MKSFLNFDPKRILNELDFSEITKTLSIICKTNIAALSIKHDNELFFMSAKGLKVKKISYSESLCKYSIENKKLLIIENLGKDKKNLYNLYLRKKFKIVFYASFPLILKNGIVIGNILVMHRKTKILNKNQITILKNYAKIVTNIIDLFQKNIELETINYNYIKESRVNSISMLSSGISHEINTPLAIISGKIAIVDEKIKEFVSKEINSKIEKDFDTIKTGIERIRKIIISLRKFSEISDDEPYTENKLIDIFKAIFFLLEKKLQNNKIKIILNIDQDFKLKCRLINLSHVFFNLIINSYESLLNSLNEDKWIKIESNVNDDDLVIKFIDNGIGLRKVDIDKIMEPFFSTKNICNIPKGLGLSIAKGIIMAQKGNLYYDNTANFTTFIVFFPLKK; encoded by the coding sequence ATGAAAAGCTTTCTAAATTTTGATCCTAAAAGAATATTAAATGAATTAGATTTTTCTGAAATAACAAAAACATTATCAATTATTTGTAAAACAAATATAGCTGCACTTTCTATTAAACATGATAATGAATTATTTTTTATGTCAGCTAAAGGGTTAAAGGTGAAAAAAATTTCATATTCTGAATCTTTATGTAAGTATTCCATCGAAAATAAAAAATTACTTATAATAGAAAATTTAGGAAAAGATAAAAAAAATCTTTATAATTTATACTTAAGGAAGAAATTTAAAATTGTTTTTTATGCTTCATTTCCTTTAATTTTAAAAAATGGCATTGTTATAGGAAACATTCTTGTAATGCATAGAAAGACAAAAATTTTAAATAAAAATCAAATTACTATTTTAAAAAATTACGCGAAAATAGTGACAAATATAATAGATTTGTTTCAAAAAAATATTGAATTAGAAACTATTAATTATAACTATATTAAAGAATCTAGAGTTAATTCTATTTCTATGCTTTCTTCTGGAATTTCCCATGAAATTAATACACCTCTAGCAATAATTAGTGGGAAGATAGCTATTGTCGATGAGAAGATAAAAGAATTTGTAAGTAAAGAAATTAACTCTAAAATAGAAAAAGATTTTGATACAATAAAAACTGGAATTGAAAGGATTAGAAAAATTATAATATCATTAAGAAAATTTTCAGAAATCTCTGATGATGAGCCTTATACTGAAAATAAATTAATTGATATTTTTAAAGCAATATTTTTTCTTTTGGAAAAAAAATTGCAAAATAATAAAATAAAAATTATTTTAAATATAGATCAAGATTTTAAATTGAAATGTAGATTAATTAATTTATCACATGTCTTTTTTAATTTAATAATAAACTCATATGAAAGTTTGCTAAATTCCCTTAATGAAGACAAATGGATTAAAATTGAGTCAAATGTAAATGACGATGATCTAGTTATTAAATTTATAGATAATGGTATTGGTTTGAGAAAAGTTGACATAGATAAAATAATGGAACCATTTTTTTCTACAAAAAATATTTGCAATATACCTAAAGGATTAGGATTATCAATTGCAAAAGGTATTATCATGGCACAAAAGGGCAACTTATATTATGATAATACCGCTAATTTTACTACTTTTATTGTTTTTTTTCCTTTAAAAAAGTAA
- a CDS encoding NAD(P)H-dependent oxidoreductase, which translates to MTFTDFLKFRHACKQFDSSKSVSIEDKKNILEYARLSPSSFGIEPWKFIAISNKELREKLKSACWNQNQITTSSFIVLCLSYMPHHFRGKTEFLKQRVGRKSSGEMLDNYLNMIISYLAMQNTQEWAKRQVYIPLANMMTGAASLGIDSCPMEGFEIEKVHPVLDKIVDWNELDLVAIVAFGYRVNQQPPQTRESSSSVIEFID; encoded by the coding sequence ATGACATTTACTGATTTTTTAAAATTTAGACACGCTTGTAAACAATTTGACTCTAGCAAAAGTGTATCTATAGAAGATAAAAAAAATATACTTGAATATGCCCGTCTATCTCCATCTTCTTTTGGAATAGAACCTTGGAAATTTATCGCAATATCAAATAAAGAATTACGTGAAAAACTTAAATCTGCATGCTGGAATCAAAATCAAATTACCACTTCTTCATTTATAGTTTTATGTCTTTCGTATATGCCACATCATTTCAGAGGTAAAACAGAATTTTTAAAACAAAGAGTTGGAAGAAAATCTTCTGGCGAAATGCTTGATAATTATTTAAATATGATTATCAGTTATTTAGCAATGCAAAACACTCAAGAATGGGCAAAACGCCAAGTTTATATACCTTTAGCTAATATGATGACAGGTGCAGCATCTTTAGGCATTGATTCATGCCCTATGGAAGGATTTGAAATTGAAAAAGTTCATCCTGTTTTAGATAAAATTGTTGATTGGAACGAATTAGATTTAGTTGCAATTGTTGCTTTCGGTTATAGGGTAAATCAACAACCACCACAAACAAGAGAATCTAGTAGTTCAGTAATCGAGTTTATTGATTAA
- a CDS encoding PP2C family protein-serine/threonine phosphatase: MKKRNEGSKIKLKIFISAIISLIFVITIAFVTKNFLDEFNETESSIAKLINTTGKQRMLIQKIMLLIQSVNSKNLDSATIIKSDLFSSIQEMKKANDIIMNGSPKENILKITNSEIERILNNKVNLYKRINEYTELAEENAKKNDYSGFLLEYNIYKMNSLLLDLEKLSKLYSNESDLQSRKINALSIIMIICYLVVSFISIFFIFKPLANHISSLYLNLEKKYHDKDIKSIMLEIESKFAEKCLKELYPRVEYNPSFNTDLVSLAAFSQSAKEIGKDWWGIYEFGKIKVILIGDVYGHDKGTIIVIDTITKFFEDAIDKKALDKINFLDVFKLLNEKIQELGMQNQLTLTMSILILDNNLSRVKFINAGHNFPYLVEYSEKDEIKISRFKTKGHSLGIKQNNLSLPEEELKIVEYEFKDKSLIFLYTSGLITNKDKFDKEYSERNLKKIFEKNNFKDKNALLVLDAISTDAFRHYDSKSISEDITCIVVKRT; the protein is encoded by the coding sequence ATGAAAAAAAGAAATGAAGGCAGTAAAATAAAACTTAAAATTTTTATTTCTGCAATTATTTCATTAATTTTTGTAATAACAATAGCTTTTGTAACAAAAAATTTTTTAGATGAATTTAATGAAACAGAATCATCAATTGCTAAATTAATAAATACTACCGGTAAGCAAAGAATGCTTATTCAGAAAATTATGTTACTCATTCAATCAGTAAATTCTAAAAACTTAGACAGTGCAACTATCATAAAAAGTGATTTATTCTCCAGTATCCAAGAAATGAAAAAAGCAAATGATATTATCATGAATGGGAGTCCTAAAGAAAATATCTTAAAAATAACCAATAGTGAAATAGAGCGAATATTAAATAATAAAGTAAATTTATACAAGAGAATAAATGAGTATACAGAATTAGCGGAAGAAAATGCAAAAAAAAATGATTATAGTGGATTTTTGTTAGAATATAATATCTATAAAATGAATAGTCTACTACTAGATTTAGAAAAGTTATCAAAACTTTATTCAAATGAAAGCGATTTACAATCAAGAAAAATTAATGCTTTATCAATAATAATGATAATTTGTTATTTAGTTGTTTCTTTCATTTCAATATTTTTTATCTTCAAACCTTTAGCAAATCATATCTCTAGTTTATATTTAAATCTTGAAAAAAAATATCATGATAAAGATATAAAAAGTATAATGTTAGAAATTGAAAGCAAGTTTGCTGAAAAATGCTTGAAAGAACTTTATCCAAGAGTCGAATATAATCCTTCATTTAATACTGACTTAGTTTCACTTGCAGCATTTTCACAGAGTGCGAAAGAAATAGGGAAAGACTGGTGGGGGATTTATGAGTTTGGAAAAATAAAAGTAATATTAATTGGTGATGTTTATGGCCATGATAAAGGAACAATTATTGTAATTGACACTATAACTAAATTTTTTGAAGATGCTATTGATAAAAAAGCTCTAGATAAAATTAATTTTTTAGATGTTTTCAAACTTCTTAACGAAAAAATTCAAGAATTAGGAATGCAAAATCAACTTACATTAACAATGTCAATATTAATTCTTGATAACAATTTAAGCAGAGTGAAATTTATTAATGCGGGACATAATTTTCCATATTTAGTAGAATATAGTGAAAAAGATGAAATTAAAATTTCTAGATTTAAAACTAAAGGACATAGCCTTGGAATTAAGCAAAATAATCTTTCATTGCCTGAAGAAGAATTAAAAATTGTTGAATATGAGTTTAAAGATAAATCTTTAATTTTTCTTTATACATCAGGATTAATAACAAATAAAGATAAATTTGACAAAGAATATAGCGAAAGAAACTTAAAAAAGATTTTTGAAAAAAATAATTTTAAAGACAAAAATGCACTACTAGTATTAGACGCAATTTCAACAGATGCCTTTCGCCATTATGATTCAAAATCTATTAGCGAAGACATTACATGTATTGTTGTTAAGAGAACTTAA
- a CDS encoding cation:dicarboxylate symporter family transporter produces MSYKKKLSEILTFLKFHLFLQVVIAVALGILVGILAPKFAVDLRLIATIFIRFIKMVISPVVFVSIILGVCSHSKHGGVGKLAFKTIVYFEIMSIIAVVLTFAFMLFFQPGVGFNITAFQGVDISKFKPKEGSKGGFTEFITHMVPENVFATLAGDNLLAVIVLAVVFSIAILQMKNNDKILQFFQMSNDVFFKMIGMISRISPIAAFGAIAATVGQQGVQSLVMLGYFIIVLGISMVAFWIILYIVGRVYGFDPLKLMRHIKEEMSIAFGTSSSESVFPQLMNKLESFGCSKKVVSFVLPTGYAFNLDGTAIYVTAGALFIQQAYNIPFGLNEFFILLVTILIVSKGAAGITGAGFVTLSAILAAMPNHIIPIEGLALLLGIDRFMSDARVVTNIIGNTIGTVLIAKSEGEFAQKKTR; encoded by the coding sequence ATGTCTTATAAAAAAAAACTTAGTGAAATACTTACTTTTTTAAAATTTCATTTATTCCTTCAAGTTGTCATAGCAGTAGCTTTAGGAATTTTAGTTGGTATATTAGCTCCCAAATTTGCGGTTGACCTCCGCCTGATTGCAACAATTTTTATTCGTTTTATAAAAATGGTTATTTCACCTGTTGTGTTTGTATCAATTATTCTTGGTGTTTGCTCACACAGTAAACATGGAGGAGTGGGTAAATTAGCATTTAAAACAATTGTTTATTTTGAAATTATGTCAATTATTGCAGTTGTATTAACTTTTGCCTTTATGCTTTTCTTCCAACCTGGAGTTGGATTTAATATTACAGCATTTCAAGGCGTTGATATTTCCAAATTTAAACCAAAGGAAGGATCAAAAGGCGGTTTTACTGAATTTATAACTCATATGGTTCCTGAAAATGTATTTGCTACTTTAGCAGGTGATAATTTATTAGCCGTGATTGTCTTAGCAGTCGTATTTTCAATCGCAATTTTACAAATGAAAAATAATGATAAAATTCTTCAATTTTTTCAAATGTCCAATGATGTATTTTTTAAGATGATTGGAATGATTTCAAGAATATCTCCAATTGCAGCCTTTGGCGCCATTGCAGCTACAGTTGGACAACAAGGAGTACAATCATTAGTTATGCTTGGTTACTTTATAATAGTATTAGGCATAAGTATGGTCGCTTTTTGGATAATTCTCTATATTGTGGGTAGAGTATATGGCTTTGATCCACTTAAACTTATGAGACATATCAAAGAAGAAATGTCGATTGCATTCGGTACTTCTTCATCTGAATCAGTGTTTCCACAACTTATGAACAAACTAGAATCATTTGGCTGTTCTAAGAAAGTTGTAAGTTTTGTCCTTCCTACTGGCTATGCTTTTAATTTAGATGGAACAGCAATTTATGTAACAGCAGGTGCCCTATTTATTCAGCAAGCATACAATATACCTTTTGGTTTAAATGAATTTTTTATTCTTTTAGTTACTATTTTAATAGTTTCAAAAGGAGCAGCAGGAATTACAGGAGCAGGTTTTGTAACGTTATCAGCGATATTAGCTGCAATGCCTAATCATATTATTCCAATTGAAGGGTTAGCATTGCTTCTAGGAATTGATAGGTTTATGTCCGATGCTAGAGTTGTTACTAATATTATAGGGAATACTATTGGAACTGTTCTAATCGCTAAATCTGAAGGAGAATTTGCGCAGAAAAAAACTCGGTAA
- a CDS encoding glycerol-3-phosphate dehydrogenase/oxidase, with product MDLNVLIVGGGIHGVGLLHDLATRKIHGIHLVEKNKIASGTSSRSTKLVHGGLRYLEHINQWSLVKEALKERSLLLKLLNGIVKPLPFVLPNFHGDKRPPWMVRLGLFFYDLLAGDCGLPSATKISKDEIIHYAPYLNVKKIESEMISAFLYYDAQMLDDVIAKLVVEASVKLGASYEEDSEVTRVQKIEGGFRVTIKSSQEERTLTTKYIINAAGAWCNENLLKWDIIPNIPCLLNLGTHIIFRPEVVKNGKVENSFATLIQEPDGRIVFFIPWFDKWLFGTTESILNSRPSQIKYPQEDKQYLMHTASEVLNLSDAEQNISEIFCGVRCMPLNQKTKFSNLKANWVDNPYESPFYLNKLDKNISGLSRETVIDEPISGLFCIYGGKYTTYRAVGEKIGSLLSKKLKMGTLSGTHIKENWFIQELINEKPEIFKTSPELRQI from the coding sequence ATGGACTTGAATGTATTAATTGTCGGCGGAGGAATTCACGGTGTTGGTTTATTACATGATCTAGCAACCCGTAAAATACATGGGATACATCTTGTCGAAAAAAATAAAATTGCTTCTGGAACTTCGAGTCGAAGTACGAAATTAGTTCATGGAGGCTTAAGATATTTAGAGCACATAAACCAATGGAGCCTTGTAAAAGAAGCACTAAAAGAAAGAAGTTTACTACTAAAACTTCTAAATGGAATTGTAAAACCTCTTCCTTTTGTTCTACCCAATTTTCATGGTGATAAACGGCCACCATGGATGGTTCGTCTTGGATTATTTTTTTACGACTTACTAGCAGGAGATTGTGGATTACCATCTGCAACTAAAATAAGTAAAGATGAAATTATTCATTACGCTCCTTATTTAAATGTAAAAAAAATAGAAAGTGAAATGATTAGTGCTTTTCTTTATTATGATGCACAAATGCTTGATGACGTAATAGCAAAATTGGTTGTTGAAGCATCAGTAAAATTAGGTGCTTCATACGAAGAAGATTCAGAAGTCACTCGTGTTCAAAAAATAGAGGGTGGATTTAGAGTAACAATAAAATCAAGTCAGGAAGAAAGAACATTAACAACAAAGTATATTATAAATGCAGCAGGTGCTTGGTGTAATGAGAATTTATTAAAATGGGATATTATTCCTAATATACCTTGTTTGCTTAATTTAGGAACTCATATTATTTTTCGCCCTGAGGTTGTTAAAAATGGGAAGGTTGAAAATTCATTCGCTACTCTTATCCAAGAGCCTGATGGAAGAATTGTTTTTTTCATACCTTGGTTCGATAAATGGTTATTTGGAACTACAGAATCCATCTTAAACAGCAGACCTTCACAAATTAAATATCCACAGGAAGACAAACAATATCTTATGCACACCGCAAGTGAGGTTTTAAACTTGTCTGACGCTGAACAAAATATCTCCGAAATATTTTGCGGTGTAAGGTGCATGCCCTTAAATCAAAAAACTAAATTTTCTAATTTAAAAGCTAATTGGGTAGATAATCCCTATGAATCTCCATTTTATCTAAATAAACTTGATAAAAATATTTCAGGTCTTTCCAGAGAAACTGTAATTGATGAACCTATTAGTGGACTTTTTTGTATCTATGGAGGGAAATATACAACTTATAGAGCAGTTGGTGAAAAAATAGGGTCTCTGTTAAGTAAAAAATTAAAAATGGGTACGTTATCAGGTACTCATATTAAAGAAAATTGGTTTATTCAAGAACTTATAAATGAAAAGCCAGAAATATTTAAAACATCACCCGAGTTAAGGCAAATTTGA
- a CDS encoding cysteine desulfurase family protein, which yields MLKNIFIKNFILPSQLYNTSKKNVPNIKFGGIELPKKTIYLDFAASTPLDKRVLNEMTPWMLGYFANAANRTHPMGEITDHAIAEARLKIANIFKVDYDEIVFTSSATESNNLFLRGLITSPFRKKNKILYSPTEHSSIIATIKDLVEKYGEKIIFKELPIDQNGQIILADAEKLIDKNTLCVCVMDVNNETGIIQKNIPYLKELCEKVNTILHVDMAQGFARCKMENLFLNFDTATISSSKIYGPKGAAALIIKKRKPKIKLEPQLTGGGHEFLLRSSTPNTAAIIGFAKACELQFIEASERSEYCEKLEIAFKKEISKQIQPIYYGKEENKVKGILTLCIAGVNAMKLLEETKSVCASVGSACKTLQATSSHVLLAMGVPLENALSSFRISFGLTNSEAEVKEAAKRLAKTAIKLKNESATLK from the coding sequence ATGCTTAAAAATATATTTATAAAAAACTTTATTCTCCCATCTCAATTATATAATACTTCCAAAAAAAATGTCCCTAATATTAAATTTGGAGGCATTGAACTTCCTAAAAAAACTATTTATCTAGACTTTGCTGCCAGCACGCCTTTAGATAAACGCGTCTTAAATGAAATGACACCCTGGATGCTCGGTTATTTTGCAAATGCTGCCAATAGAACACATCCAATGGGGGAAATAACAGATCACGCAATTGCAGAGGCAAGATTAAAAATTGCTAACATTTTTAAAGTTGACTATGATGAAATTGTATTTACTTCAAGCGCCACTGAAAGTAACAATTTATTTCTTCGAGGTCTGATAACCAGTCCATTTCGAAAAAAAAATAAAATATTGTATAGCCCAACTGAACACTCAAGTATTATTGCAACAATAAAAGATTTAGTAGAAAAATACGGCGAAAAAATTATTTTTAAAGAACTTCCAATAGATCAAAATGGGCAAATTATTTTAGCAGATGCTGAAAAATTAATCGATAAAAATACACTATGTGTCTGCGTGATGGATGTAAACAATGAAACAGGAATAATACAAAAAAATATTCCATATTTAAAAGAATTATGTGAGAAAGTGAATACTATTTTACATGTTGATATGGCGCAAGGATTTGCACGCTGTAAAATGGAAAATTTATTTTTAAATTTTGATACAGCAACAATATCATCTTCTAAAATATATGGTCCAAAAGGAGCTGCCGCACTCATTATAAAAAAAAGAAAGCCTAAAATAAAGCTAGAGCCGCAACTAACAGGAGGTGGTCATGAATTTCTTTTGCGTTCAAGTACACCTAATACAGCGGCAATCATTGGCTTTGCAAAAGCTTGTGAGCTACAGTTCATAGAAGCATCTGAAAGAAGTGAATATTGTGAAAAATTAGAAATAGCTTTTAAAAAAGAAATTTCAAAGCAAATACAACCTATTTATTATGGCAAAGAGGAAAATAAAGTAAAAGGAATATTAACTTTATGTATTGCTGGAGTGAATGCAATGAAACTTCTTGAAGAAACAAAATCCGTTTGTGCTAGTGTGGGAAGTGCTTGTAAAACTCTGCAAGCAACATCTAGTCATGTATTACTGGCTATGGGTGTTCCCTTAGAAAATGCGCTATCAAGTTTTCGCATTAGTTTTGGTTTGACAAATTCCGAGGCTGAAGTCAAAGAAGCGGCTAAACGTTTGGCCAAAACAGCAATAAAATTAAAAAACGAATCTGCAACTCTAAAATAA
- a CDS encoding trimeric intracellular cation channel family protein, giving the protein MVFNVIDYSGSFAFCISGASIAVAKKMDIFGIFVMAVVAGFGGGCLRDIILGNTPPAVFNTPIYWLIALLATIVVLAFKKQHRYFDKMILIFDALGLAFFTLAGIKVALKSGLLNYQCILMGVITACFGGVIRDVIVNRVPYLFQKEIYGAFAVMGGIIYFVLDDYLPPLMLDIIVILFIFVSRMISIWKNWHLPKARKDTIHNRKLKFLRRKKRVPNLE; this is encoded by the coding sequence ATGGTTTTTAATGTTATTGATTATTCAGGTTCTTTTGCTTTTTGCATTAGTGGCGCTTCGATTGCTGTTGCTAAAAAAATGGATATTTTTGGAATTTTTGTAATGGCTGTTGTTGCTGGATTTGGTGGCGGATGTCTTAGGGATATTATTCTTGGCAACACTCCACCTGCAGTTTTCAACACTCCAATCTATTGGTTAATTGCGTTGTTAGCAACAATAGTTGTATTAGCATTTAAAAAACAGCACCGTTATTTTGATAAAATGATTTTAATATTTGATGCCCTAGGCTTAGCTTTTTTTACCTTAGCTGGAATTAAGGTTGCTCTAAAATCAGGACTATTAAATTATCAATGTATATTGATGGGCGTAATAACCGCATGTTTTGGTGGTGTTATTCGCGATGTGATAGTCAATCGGGTTCCATACTTATTTCAGAAAGAAATTTATGGAGCTTTTGCTGTTATGGGGGGAATAATCTATTTTGTTTTAGATGACTATCTGCCACCATTAATGCTTGATATTATTGTTATTTTATTTATTTTTGTGTCACGTATGATCTCTATATGGAAAAATTGGCATTTGCCAAAAGCAAGAAAAGATACAATACATAACCGTAAATTAAAGTTTTTGCGGAGAAAGAAAAGAGTTCCAAATCTTGAATAA